In Ruminococcaceae bacterium R-25, one genomic interval encodes:
- a CDS encoding ADP-ribose pyrophosphatase: protein MKFIGIKKVHEGRFITSYNAEYETCLGNKKIYEMVSRDKNIESLEDIAKDKCDAVVLIITSTDGSKLLLNKEYRMAVGGFAYNFPAGLIDEGETPAEAAARELWEETGLKLVSIDEVLPMSFSGVGITNEKSCCVIGKAEGEFAPSTSDEEEIEARWYTKEEVKELLKNTNLAARTQAYCYWWAKS, encoded by the coding sequence ATGAAGTTTATAGGCATCAAGAAGGTCCACGAAGGACGTTTTATCACATCTTACAATGCTGAATACGAGACATGCCTCGGAAATAAGAAGATCTACGAGATGGTCTCAAGAGATAAGAATATCGAAAGTCTTGAAGACATAGCAAAAGACAAGTGCGATGCTGTTGTCCTCATAATCACGAGCACCGACGGCAGCAAGCTCCTTTTAAATAAGGAATACAGAATGGCCGTAGGAGGCTTTGCTTATAACTTCCCGGCAGGCCTTATCGATGAAGGTGAGACACCTGCTGAGGCAGCCGCAAGAGAACTCTGGGAAGAAACCGGCTTAAAGCTCGTTTCTATAGATGAAGTCCTGCCGATGAGCTTTTCGGGTGTCGGCATAACAAATGAGAAGAGCTGCTGTGTGATCGGCAAGGCTGAAGGCGAGTTTGCGCCGAGTACTTCCGATGAGGAAGAGATAGAAGCACGCTGGTATACCAAGGAAGAAGTAAAAGAGCTTCTCAAGAATACAAATCTCGCAGCAAGGACCCAGGCATACTGCTATTGGTGGGCAAAAAGCTGA
- a CDS encoding 16S rRNA processing protein RimM: protein MEDLIIIGKITGAHGVRGELKVFPLTDDPRRFLKLKECFICGQNFEKPEASSCVSARLDRGNILLKLNGVLDRDKAELLRGRFIAVNRDNAVKLKKDNYFITDLKGLNVIDDERGNIGKVIDCFATGPQFTLEIKRENKKKNLMLPFVKVYCYEVNIKEGFIKCRLPEGLYELYE from the coding sequence TTGGAAGATCTCATCATTATAGGAAAGATTACCGGCGCGCACGGCGTCCGTGGGGAACTTAAGGTTTTCCCCTTAACGGACGACCCGCGCCGTTTCCTTAAACTTAAGGAATGTTTCATCTGCGGGCAGAATTTCGAAAAGCCCGAAGCTTCATCATGCGTATCTGCAAGACTCGACAGGGGAAACATCCTTCTTAAACTCAATGGTGTCTTAGACAGAGACAAGGCAGAGCTCCTCCGCGGCAGATTTATCGCCGTTAACAGGGATAATGCCGTAAAGCTCAAGAAGGACAACTATTTCATAACTGACCTAAAAGGTCTTAATGTTATTGACGACGAGAGAGGTAACATCGGCAAAGTCATTGATTGCTTTGCAACAGGTCCCCAGTTCACGCTTGAGATCAAGCGCGAAAACAAGAAGAAAAACCTCATGCTTCCGTTCGTCAAAGTCTATTGTTATGAAGTCAATATCAAAGAAGGCTTTATCAAGTGCAGACTGCCTGAAGGCCTTTACGAGCTCTACGAATAA
- a CDS encoding signal recognition particle subunit FFH/SRP54 (srp54) codes for MFESLSEKLQNITSKMRGKARVSESDIKEMMREIRMALLEADVNYGVVKEFVADMTEKCKGADVQESFTPGQQIVKIVRDSLTELLGGEEGEEKLKVSDTGFNIIILYGLQGAGKTTTAAKLAKLLKENGKKPMVVSVDVHRPAAAQQLKVLSDAVGVDCYIDPEEKDAVKIAKDGEGKARYMLCNYLIIDTAGRTVADEELMEELRDIAAAVNPTEKLLVVDAMIGQEAVNVAQLFEQNIGMDGFIMTKLDGDARGGAALSIRKLTNKPIKYICTGEKVEAIEKFYPQRMADRILGMGDVVSLIEKAQANIDEEEARKAMERMMGSSFNLDDLYSQFEQMKKMGSLKDLVGMMPGAAGKISDEDLDDKIVDRQMAIITSMTKRERRTPSILNASRRKRIAAGAGVQVSDVNKLITQYEQTAKIMKQFSNGKGGFKMPKGFAKQAAKMGLKGGMGNMGGMGGLGNMGGMSGLGSGMPQGLGSFRAPKEDSDDSPFVSSGRRDRKKKRKGRR; via the coding sequence GTGTTTGAGAGCTTATCAGAAAAGCTTCAGAATATAACCTCAAAGATGCGCGGCAAGGCCCGCGTAAGTGAGAGCGACATCAAGGAGATGATGCGTGAGATCCGCATGGCTCTCCTCGAGGCAGACGTTAACTACGGAGTCGTTAAGGAATTCGTAGCCGACATGACCGAGAAGTGCAAGGGCGCTGATGTTCAGGAGTCCTTTACACCCGGCCAGCAGATAGTAAAGATCGTAAGAGATTCTTTGACAGAACTTTTAGGCGGTGAAGAGGGCGAAGAAAAGCTCAAGGTTTCCGATACAGGATTTAACATCATTATCCTTTACGGTCTCCAGGGTGCAGGTAAGACAACTACTGCAGCTAAGCTCGCAAAGCTCTTAAAAGAGAACGGCAAAAAGCCCATGGTCGTTTCCGTCGACGTTCACAGACCCGCAGCTGCCCAGCAGCTCAAGGTTTTAAGTGACGCAGTAGGCGTTGACTGCTATATCGATCCTGAGGAAAAGGATGCCGTTAAGATCGCAAAAGACGGTGAAGGCAAAGCAAGATACATGCTCTGCAATTACCTGATCATAGATACTGCAGGTCGTACGGTTGCAGATGAAGAGCTCATGGAAGAGCTCAGAGATATCGCTGCTGCCGTTAACCCTACAGAAAAACTCCTCGTTGTCGATGCAATGATCGGTCAGGAAGCTGTAAACGTAGCACAGCTTTTCGAGCAGAACATCGGCATGGACGGCTTCATCATGACAAAGCTCGACGGTGACGCGAGAGGCGGTGCCGCTCTGTCTATCCGTAAGCTTACAAACAAGCCTATCAAGTACATCTGTACCGGCGAAAAGGTAGAAGCAATCGAGAAGTTCTATCCTCAGCGTATGGCTGACAGGATCCTCGGCATGGGTGATGTCGTAAGCCTTATCGAAAAGGCACAGGCAAACATCGACGAGGAAGAAGCCCGCAAGGCAATGGAACGCATGATGGGCAGCAGCTTCAATCTCGACGACCTGTATTCACAGTTCGAACAGATGAAGAAGATGGGCTCACTTAAAGACTTGGTTGGCATGATGCCCGGCGCTGCAGGCAAGATAAGCGATGAAGACCTTGATGATAAGATCGTCGACAGACAGATGGCTATCATCACTTCAATGACAAAGAGGGAGAGAAGGACACCTTCTATCCTTAATGCCAGCAGAAGAAAGAGAATTGCTGCAGGTGCAGGCGTTCAGGTATCTGACGTAAACAAGCTCATCACACAGTATGAGCAGACTGCAAAGATCATGAAGCAGTTTTCGAACGGCAAGGGCGGCTTCAAGATGCCTAAGGGCTTTGCGAAGCAGGCAGCCAAGATGGGCCTTAAGGGCGGCATGGGTAACATGGGCGGCATGGGAGGCCTCGGAAATATGGGTGGTATGTCAGGCCTGGGTTCAGGTATGCCGCAGGGCTTGGGAAGCTTCAGGGCGCCGAAGGAAGATTCAGATGATTCACCTTTCGTTTCTTCCGGAAGACGTGACCGCAAAAAGAAACGCAAGGGCAGAAGATAA
- a CDS encoding SSU ribosomal protein S16P yields the protein MAVKIRLRRMGKKKAPFYRVVVADSRYPRDGRFIEEIGIYDPMKETDSVKIDSEAAKKWIANGAQPTDTVKSLLKKQGII from the coding sequence ATGGCAGTTAAGATTCGTTTGAGAAGAATGGGTAAGAAGAAGGCACCTTTCTATCGTGTAGTTGTTGCTGATTCCAGATATCCTAGAGATGGCCGTTTCATCGAAGAAATCGGTATCTATGATCCTATGAAGGAAACAGACAGCGTTAAGATCGACAGCGAGGCAGCTAAGAAGTGGATCGCTAACGGCGCTCAGCCCACAGATACAGTAAAGTCTCTTCTTAAGAAGCAGGGCATCATCTGA
- a CDS encoding flavin reductase (DIM6/NTAB) family NADH-FMN oxidoreductase RutF produces MAKHDKVEVGISTILNPVPVVMVSSGSKDGKANIMTVAWAGTVNSEPPMVSVSIRKSRYSHKLISETGEFVINLVSKSLCKACDYCGVRGGENEDKFKTCGLTPVKAAGLEYAYAIKEAPVSISCVVKSVTELGSHDMFIGEIKNVTADSYLLDQNGKLCLDNARLVAYNHGEYYLLGEKLGFFGYSVAKEDVIKRRMGKDKK; encoded by the coding sequence ATGGCTAAACACGATAAAGTAGAAGTCGGGATTTCAACGATCCTTAATCCCGTACCTGTTGTTATGGTCTCATCAGGAAGCAAGGACGGCAAAGCAAACATCATGACCGTCGCATGGGCAGGCACAGTAAATTCAGAGCCTCCCATGGTTTCCGTAAGCATCAGAAAATCCAGGTATTCCCACAAGCTCATCTCAGAGACCGGCGAGTTCGTTATTAATCTCGTTTCAAAGTCTTTGTGCAAGGCTTGTGATTACTGCGGCGTAAGAGGCGGCGAAAACGAGGACAAGTTCAAGACATGCGGCCTTACTCCGGTTAAGGCAGCAGGTTTGGAATATGCTTATGCGATAAAGGAAGCTCCGGTATCGATCTCCTGCGTCGTTAAGAGCGTAACAGAGCTCGGCTCCCACGATATGTTCATAGGCGAGATAAAGAACGTTACCGCAGATTCCTATCTTTTGGACCAGAACGGCAAGCTCTGCCTGGATAATGCCAGACTTGTAGCTTATAACCACGGAGAGTATTATCTCTTAGGCGAAAAGCTCGGCTTTTTCGGTTATTCCGTAGCAAAAGAAGACGTAATCAAGAGAAGAATGGGAAAAGATAAGAAATGA